The following proteins are co-located in the Myroides profundi genome:
- a CDS encoding proton-conducting transporter membrane subunit, with product MISNFILAPIFAHMLTAIVLLFFWKNVQAQKTVSVIGNIIGFCVSLRLFTLIWENGNMTLQMGGWEAPFGITFVGDTLSATMVMLTAIVSLAVGIYSTAATNISRIRYGHFFIYHFLIMGLMGAFLTGDIFNLYVWFEVVIISSFVLLTLGGKKRQMEGAVKYVTMNMLASVIFLTAIGILYGITGSLNIADLPEHVAAVENRGLVTVTALLFFVGFGIKSAVFPMYFWLPSSYHTPPSAIGAVFGGLLTKMGVYSMIRVFTVVFEPDDFVLQVFIVIAILTMISGALGVINKRNIRRILSYFIVCHIGYLIAGIGIYTELAFVGVVFYLIHDVIVKSNFFMMSGLIQKIRVTQDIYRLGGFYKDYPKLSIVFAIILFSLAGIPPLSGFWPKILLFQEAFKQESYVLLGTLIFASFITLFIVARIWSEVFWKDLPKPNAEEVDYFAPFHTRGKIALVLPVIGLAVVSLLIGFNASFVFKVAERVAYELMNPSIYIESVMHHLK from the coding sequence ATGATTTCGAACTTTATATTAGCACCTATATTTGCGCACATGCTGACGGCTATAGTCCTGTTGTTCTTCTGGAAGAATGTACAGGCACAAAAGACGGTGAGTGTGATAGGTAACATTATCGGCTTCTGTGTGAGTTTGCGATTGTTTACCTTAATATGGGAGAATGGAAATATGACTTTACAAATGGGAGGCTGGGAAGCCCCATTTGGAATTACTTTCGTAGGTGATACCTTGAGCGCTACGATGGTGATGCTTACAGCTATTGTGTCATTAGCTGTAGGTATATACTCAACAGCTGCGACTAATATTAGTCGTATACGATATGGGCACTTCTTTATCTATCACTTCCTAATTATGGGGTTGATGGGAGCCTTTTTGACAGGAGATATATTTAATCTTTATGTGTGGTTTGAAGTAGTGATTATTTCTTCTTTTGTTTTATTGACATTAGGAGGAAAAAAGAGACAGATGGAAGGTGCTGTGAAGTATGTAACTATGAATATGCTAGCTTCAGTAATCTTCTTAACCGCTATCGGGATTCTATATGGGATAACAGGTAGCTTGAATATTGCAGACTTGCCTGAGCATGTAGCAGCAGTGGAAAATAGAGGATTAGTAACAGTGACCGCATTGTTATTCTTTGTTGGTTTTGGTATTAAGTCAGCGGTGTTCCCAATGTACTTTTGGTTGCCATCATCTTACCATACGCCACCATCAGCTATTGGTGCTGTGTTTGGAGGATTGTTGACTAAGATGGGAGTGTATTCTATGATAAGAGTATTCACAGTAGTATTCGAACCTGATGACTTTGTATTACAAGTATTTATAGTTATTGCTATTCTTACGATGATAAGTGGAGCACTAGGAGTAATCAATAAGCGAAATATTAGAAGAATATTATCTTACTTTATTGTTTGTCATATAGGGTATTTGATAGCGGGTATTGGTATATATACAGAGCTAGCTTTTGTAGGAGTAGTGTTTTATCTAATCCATGATGTCATTGTGAAGAGTAACTTCTTTATGATGAGTGGTCTGATACAAAAGATACGTGTAACGCAAGATATTTATCGATTAGGAGGGTTCTATAAGGACTACCCTAAGCTGTCTATCGTCTTTGCGATTATCTTATTCTCTCTAGCAGGTATTCCACCATTGTCTGGGTTCTGGCCAAAGATTCTTTTGTTTCAGGAGGCCTTTAAGCAGGAGAGTTATGTGTTATTAGGAACCTTGATATTTGCGAGCTTTATTACTTTATTTATTGTAGCTCGTATTTGGTCAGAAGTGTTTTGGAAAGATTTGCCAAAACCGAATGCGGAAGAGGTAGATTATTTCGCACCGTTCCATACTAGAGGTAAAATAGCCTTAGTATTACCAGTTATTGGATTAGCTGTAGTATCCTTGTTGATCGGGTTTAATGCTTCTTTTGTATTTAAAGTAGCAGAACGTGTAGCATACGAATTAATGAACCCATCAATCTATATAGAATCAGTAATGCATCATTTAAAATAA
- a CDS encoding Na+/H+ antiporter subunit C — protein sequence MELLLVLLVGILYSAGIYLILRRSMVKLLLGFMMLGNGANILIFLMGELTKGKAPIINGESKHFTDVYADPVPQALILTAIVISFGLTAFAIILLKKVHETTGTDDLDSLNIQDLDI from the coding sequence ATGGAATTACTATTAGTATTATTAGTTGGAATCTTATATTCTGCAGGGATATACTTGATCTTGCGTAGAAGTATGGTTAAGTTACTTTTAGGATTTATGATGCTAGGTAATGGAGCCAATATATTAATCTTCTTGATGGGGGAATTAACCAAAGGTAAAGCGCCTATCATTAATGGAGAGAGTAAGCATTTTACAGATGTGTACGCAGATCCTGTACCTCAAGCATTAATCTTGACAGCCATAGTTATCAGTTTTGGGTTGACAGCTTTTGCTATTATTCTATTGAAAAAAGTGCATGAGACAACTGGAACAGATGATTTAGATTCACTTAATATCCAAGATTTAGATATATGA
- a CDS encoding Na+/H+ antiporter subunit B: MKNKNKYDIKKLDSTILRTATNYLLPLLLLFSLFVLLRGHYLSGGGFVGGLIASIAFVLHAFAYTTRRTLRLFQIPPRMLIPIGLTLSFISGFLPVILGKPFMTGVWFADNVAVIGSVGTALFFDIGVYLVVVGVVLTILLTISESE; encoded by the coding sequence ATGAAGAACAAAAATAAGTACGATATAAAGAAGCTGGACTCAACGATATTGAGGACAGCGACTAACTATTTATTACCTCTGTTATTATTATTCTCTCTTTTTGTATTACTGAGAGGACATTATTTATCTGGGGGAGGTTTTGTAGGAGGGTTGATAGCGTCTATAGCATTTGTATTACATGCTTTTGCTTATACGACTAGAAGAACGTTAAGACTGTTTCAGATTCCACCGAGAATGTTAATCCCGATAGGCTTGACACTTTCTTTTATAAGTGGTTTTTTGCCTGTAATTTTGGGAAAACCATTTATGACAGGAGTGTGGTTTGCAGATAATGTAGCTGTTATAGGCTCTGTGGGAACTGCCTTGTTTTTTGATATCGGGGTTTATTTAGTAGTGGTTGGTGTAGTGCTGACTATATTATTAACTATTTCAGAAAGTGAATAA
- the mbhE gene encoding hydrogen gas-evolving membrane-bound hydrogenase subunit E has product MLTLIFLTFVLAFGVLFLKKFVQTKFVALISLLPFSIFLYLLSFLRSVKDGFNSVLFSTEWIPSLGINLDFKIDGLSLLFGLLISGIGTLVYLYASSYLRGHPLLHRFICYLTVFMGAMLGVVTSDNLITLFIFWELTSISSFFLIGFNNEEEESRTSALWALAITGLGGFFLLSFGVIVGTISGTYSIHELLGQSDVLRESPFYLLIIIFLFIAAFTKSAQFPFHFWLPGAMKAPTPVSAYLHSATMVKAGVYLVARFTPILGGKMEWNTILLVVGGVTMLFGAFHSVFRKDMKGILAYSTISALGLLMFLLGIGTQIALYAMAVFVLAHALYKAAFFLITGIIDHALHTRDINELGGLRKYFPLLSVAAVVAALSCAGIPLTFGFIGKELIYESGLHYMDETLAMILVGALFFTNVFLTGSGFLIGIKPFFGKATKNVCISHQPDWALIAPPVVLGFFTLLLGVLPAIAYHEIILATFSAMYGSVVEMPLAIWHGVNTSLLLSGCTIVLGTIVYIIFKRWKNPLCVVENFEKVSPKNIFSIIVEFFRVLAYRYTWIFHNGYLRSYLAVIIVFFVGLVGYKLFADVPLRVNTTGLSEFRAYELVVFLIAVVAIVFAINTSSRLTAIAATGVVGYCICLIFVFYGAPDLGMTQFAIDTLTTVLFILVLFKLPPFLKLGNRKIQFRDAVISIAFGILISIITLQALVSPADKDISRYYAENVYVLAKGKNVVNVILVDFRGFDTMIETIVLSIAALGVFSMLKYREDEEQK; this is encoded by the coding sequence ATGCTAACATTAATTTTTCTCACTTTTGTACTTGCTTTTGGAGTATTATTTCTAAAGAAGTTTGTACAAACTAAATTTGTAGCATTAATATCCCTACTTCCATTTTCAATTTTTTTATATCTATTATCTTTTTTACGTTCTGTAAAAGACGGATTTAATAGTGTCCTATTTAGCACTGAATGGATTCCTTCATTAGGAATCAATTTAGACTTTAAAATAGACGGTCTATCACTTTTGTTTGGATTATTGATTTCTGGAATTGGAACATTGGTATATTTATATGCTTCTTCTTATTTAAGAGGGCATCCTCTGTTACACCGTTTTATTTGCTACCTCACTGTTTTTATGGGAGCAATGTTAGGAGTAGTCACTTCTGACAATTTAATTACCTTGTTTATTTTTTGGGAGCTTACGAGTATAAGCTCATTCTTCTTGATTGGTTTTAATAATGAAGAAGAAGAATCTAGAACGAGTGCATTATGGGCTTTAGCCATTACAGGATTAGGAGGGTTCTTCTTACTGTCCTTTGGTGTAATCGTAGGAACTATATCCGGAACATATTCTATCCACGAATTATTAGGACAGAGTGATGTGTTACGAGAGAGTCCTTTCTATTTATTAATTATCATTTTCTTATTCATAGCAGCTTTTACTAAGTCTGCACAATTCCCTTTTCACTTTTGGTTGCCAGGAGCGATGAAGGCTCCTACACCAGTATCAGCTTATCTACACTCTGCTACGATGGTGAAGGCGGGTGTGTATCTAGTGGCTAGATTCACTCCTATACTAGGAGGTAAGATGGAGTGGAACACAATCTTACTAGTAGTAGGTGGCGTGACGATGCTATTCGGCGCTTTTCACAGTGTCTTTAGAAAAGATATGAAAGGAATATTAGCTTACTCTACTATATCTGCCTTGGGACTATTAATGTTCTTGTTAGGGATAGGTACTCAGATAGCGCTATATGCTATGGCGGTATTCGTATTAGCACACGCATTGTATAAAGCAGCTTTTTTCTTGATCACAGGTATTATAGATCATGCTTTACATACTCGTGATATTAATGAGTTGGGAGGACTGCGTAAGTATTTCCCTCTGTTAAGTGTTGCAGCCGTTGTTGCTGCATTATCATGTGCAGGTATTCCTCTGACTTTTGGGTTTATTGGGAAAGAGTTGATCTATGAGAGTGGACTTCATTATATGGATGAGACTTTAGCGATGATATTAGTAGGTGCCTTATTCTTCACAAATGTGTTTTTGACGGGCTCAGGTTTCTTAATTGGTATAAAGCCTTTCTTTGGCAAAGCGACTAAGAACGTCTGTATCTCTCATCAACCTGATTGGGCACTTATAGCTCCTCCTGTAGTATTAGGATTCTTTACCTTACTATTAGGAGTATTACCAGCGATAGCGTATCACGAAATCATCTTAGCGACTTTTAGTGCTATGTACGGTTCTGTCGTAGAGATGCCTCTAGCGATATGGCATGGTGTAAATACTAGCTTATTATTAAGTGGATGTACGATAGTGCTAGGTACGATAGTGTATATCATCTTTAAGAGATGGAAGAATCCGTTATGTGTAGTAGAGAACTTCGAGAAGGTATCACCTAAGAATATATTCTCTATCATCGTAGAGTTTTTCAGAGTACTAGCATACCGTTATACTTGGATCTTCCATAACGGATATCTAAGATCTTACCTAGCTGTAATCATTGTTTTCTTTGTGGGATTAGTAGGATATAAGTTATTTGCAGATGTACCACTACGTGTGAACACGACTGGACTGTCTGAGTTCAGAGCTTATGAGTTAGTCGTATTCTTAATTGCTGTTGTAGCAATTGTCTTTGCAATTAATACATCCTCTAGATTGACTGCAATAGCTGCTACTGGAGTAGTGGGATATTGTATCTGTTTAATATTCGTATTCTACGGAGCGCCTGATTTAGGAATGACGCAGTTCGCTATTGATACTTTGACTACTGTACTATTTATTTTGGTACTGTTTAAGTTACCTCCATTCTTAAAATTAGGTAATAGAAAGATACAGTTTAGAGATGCCGTTATTTCTATTGCATTTGGTATTCTGATTTCTATTATCACTTTACAAGCTTTAGTATCTCCAGCAGATAAAGATATCAGTAGATATTATGCAGAGAATGTATATGTACTTGCTAAAGGTAAGAATGTGGTGAACGTTATCTTAGTAGACTTTAGAGGATTTGATACTATGATAGAGACGATAGTATTATCTATCGCGGCATTAGGAGTATTCAGTATGTTAAAATATAGAGAAGATGAAGAACAAAAATAA
- the obgE gene encoding GTPase ObgE — MTEGNFVDYVKIYVASGKGGRGSTHLHREKFIEKGGPDGGDGGRGGHVYIVGNEGLWTLFHLKFARHIKAGHGGDGGSSRSTGSDGDDRIIEVPLGTVVKDKETGEVLFEITEHGEKRIVAEGGKGGLGNWHFRSSTNQTPRYAQPGMPSEELDVILELKVLADVGLVGFPNAGKSTLLSVLTSAKPKIADYPFTTLKPNLGIVSYRDFKSFVIADIPGIIEGAAEGKGLGHYFLRHIERNSTLLFMVPADADDIKKEYDILIDELRRYNPEMLDKDRLLVVTKCDMLDDELKSELKEQLDAELDGVPYMFISSVAQQGLMELKDKLWEMLNK, encoded by the coding sequence ATGACTGAAGGGAATTTTGTCGATTACGTAAAGATATATGTAGCTTCTGGTAAGGGAGGTAGAGGATCTACACACTTACACAGAGAAAAATTTATTGAAAAAGGTGGGCCTGATGGTGGTGACGGAGGTCGCGGAGGTCACGTATACATAGTCGGAAACGAAGGCTTATGGACTTTATTTCACCTTAAATTTGCACGTCATATTAAAGCAGGTCACGGTGGTGATGGAGGAAGTTCTAGAAGTACAGGGTCAGATGGTGACGATAGAATTATCGAGGTGCCATTAGGAACTGTAGTGAAGGACAAAGAGACAGGTGAAGTATTATTCGAAATTACTGAACACGGCGAAAAGAGAATTGTAGCTGAAGGAGGTAAAGGAGGATTAGGTAACTGGCATTTTAGATCATCTACTAACCAGACTCCTAGATATGCACAACCTGGAATGCCTAGTGAAGAGCTAGATGTTATATTAGAATTAAAAGTATTAGCTGATGTCGGATTAGTAGGATTCCCTAATGCAGGTAAATCTACATTACTATCTGTACTTACTTCAGCTAAACCAAAGATAGCGGATTATCCGTTTACAACACTGAAGCCTAATTTAGGTATCGTGTCGTATAGAGATTTTAAATCTTTTGTGATTGCAGATATTCCTGGTATTATCGAAGGAGCTGCAGAAGGTAAAGGTTTAGGTCATTACTTCTTAAGACATATCGAGAGAAACTCTACTTTATTATTCATGGTGCCTGCGGATGCTGATGATATTAAAAAAGAGTATGACATCTTAATAGATGAGCTAAGAAGATATAATCCAGAAATGCTGGATAAAGATCGTCTTTTAGTAGTTACTAAGTGTGATATGCTAGATGATGAGCTTAAATCAGAATTAAAAGAACAGCTAGATGCTGAATTAGATGGAGTACCATATATGTTTATCTCTTCTGTGGCTCAACAAGGGCTAATGGAGTTAAAGGATAAATTATGGGAAATGTTGAATAAATAA
- a CDS encoding adenylate kinase: protein MIAIVLFGKPGAGKGTQAEFLKEKYNLTHISTGDVFRFNLKNDTELGKQAKVYMDQGELVPDSVTINMLAEEVSKNMDKSGFLFDGFPRTIAQAEALEKLLNEKGITFAGTVGLEADDDVLVARILERGKTSGRADDQDEAKIRTRYTEYNEKTAPLIAFYEAKNKFYAVDGIGSIEEITGRLSKVIDTLI, encoded by the coding sequence ATGATTGCAATAGTTTTATTTGGAAAACCAGGTGCTGGGAAAGGTACACAGGCTGAGTTTTTAAAAGAAAAGTATAATTTAACACATATCTCTACAGGAGATGTATTCCGTTTTAACTTAAAAAACGATACTGAGCTAGGTAAACAAGCTAAAGTATATATGGATCAAGGAGAACTAGTTCCAGACAGTGTTACAATTAATATGTTGGCAGAAGAGGTGAGCAAGAATATGGATAAATCAGGATTCTTATTCGATGGTTTTCCTCGTACAATCGCTCAAGCTGAAGCACTAGAAAAACTATTGAATGAGAAAGGAATCACTTTTGCAGGAACTGTAGGTTTAGAGGCTGATGATGATGTATTAGTAGCACGTATCCTAGAGAGAGGTAAGACTAGTGGTAGAGCTGATGACCAAGATGAGGCTAAGATCCGTACACGTTATACAGAGTATAATGAGAAGACAGCTCCTCTTATCGCGTTCTACGAAGCAAAAAATAAATTCTACGCTGTAGATGGAATTGGTTCTATCGAAGAAATTACAGGACGTTTAAGCAAAGTTATAGATACTTTAATATAA
- the hpt gene encoding hypoxanthine phosphoribosyltransferase: MEIQVLDKVFVPFISREQIDTRLREIAEQIEMDMNGDVPVFIGVLNGSFMVISDLVKHYKGSCEMSFVKMASYIGTQSTNQVNQLLGLDIDVTDRRVVIIEDIVDTGNTLVALKKLFDQHKPSEVRICTLCLKPEAYTKDIHLDYVAFEIENKFIVGYGMDYDKYGRNIPEIYQIKE; the protein is encoded by the coding sequence ATGGAAATACAAGTATTGGATAAAGTGTTTGTTCCTTTTATTTCTAGGGAACAGATTGATACTAGATTGCGTGAAATCGCAGAACAAATAGAAATGGATATGAACGGAGATGTTCCTGTATTTATAGGGGTTTTAAACGGTTCGTTTATGGTTATTTCTGATTTGGTGAAGCACTATAAAGGCTCATGTGAAATGAGTTTCGTTAAAATGGCTTCATATATAGGAACTCAATCAACTAATCAAGTTAATCAGTTATTAGGACTTGATATAGATGTTACTGATAGAAGAGTAGTTATTATAGAAGATATCGTAGATACTGGGAATACACTAGTAGCGTTAAAGAAATTATTTGATCAGCATAAGCCTAGTGAAGTACGTATATGTACGCTATGTTTAAAGCCAGAGGCTTATACGAAAGATATTCATTTAGATTATGTAGCTTTTGAGATTGAGAATAAGTTTATCGTAGGATATGGAATGGACTATGATAAGTACGGTAGAAATATACCAGAGATATACCAAATTAAAGAATAA
- a CDS encoding 5-(carboxyamino)imidazole ribonucleotide synthase — protein sequence MNYFSTDFRLGILGGGQLGKMLLYDTRKFDIATNVLDPSKDAPSQYGAHQFFQGDLMDFETVYRFGKTVDVLTIEIENVNLDALDKLEEEGLKVFPSPKTLRLIQNKGNQKDFYTTHNIPTAPYKRFSDIEALKTAATANEVTMPFVWKSAQFGYDGNGVKVVRTITDLDALPNVECIAEVMVPFKNELAVIVARSASGEIKTYPVVEMEFHPEANQVEYVICPARIDSAVADKARAIALQVSEKFNHVGLLAVEMFQTQDDDVLVNEVAPRPHNSGHYSIEASYTSQFEQHIRAILDLPLGNTDSKVAGIMVNLVGAEGYTGQVYYEGMEDILAIEGVTPHIYGKRETRPFRKMGHVTIVNSDMVKAREIAQQVKETIKVISK from the coding sequence ATGAATTACTTTTCTACTGATTTCCGTTTGGGAATATTAGGAGGAGGTCAATTAGGTAAAATGCTCCTATATGACACTCGTAAATTTGACATCGCTACCAATGTACTAGACCCTAGTAAAGATGCACCCTCTCAGTATGGAGCACATCAGTTCTTCCAAGGGGATTTAATGGATTTTGAAACTGTTTATCGCTTCGGTAAAACAGTGGATGTCTTAACGATCGAAATAGAAAATGTCAACTTAGATGCACTAGATAAGTTAGAAGAAGAAGGGCTTAAAGTATTCCCTTCTCCTAAGACACTTCGATTAATCCAAAATAAAGGAAATCAAAAAGATTTCTATACTACTCATAATATCCCAACTGCTCCTTATAAGAGATTCTCTGATATAGAAGCTCTAAAAACAGCAGCTACAGCTAATGAAGTAACGATGCCATTCGTATGGAAGTCAGCTCAGTTTGGGTATGATGGTAATGGAGTAAAAGTAGTTCGCACGATTACTGACTTAGATGCACTACCTAATGTAGAGTGTATCGCTGAAGTGATGGTTCCTTTTAAAAATGAATTAGCTGTTATCGTAGCTCGTTCTGCTTCTGGAGAAATCAAAACGTATCCTGTAGTAGAAATGGAATTCCACCCAGAGGCTAACCAAGTAGAATATGTGATTTGTCCTGCGCGTATCGATAGCGCTGTAGCAGATAAGGCAAGAGCTATCGCTCTTCAAGTTTCTGAGAAATTTAATCATGTAGGTTTATTGGCTGTGGAGATGTTCCAAACGCAAGATGACGATGTACTAGTGAATGAAGTAGCTCCTCGTCCTCATAACTCTGGGCACTACTCTATAGAGGCAAGCTATACTTCTCAATTCGAACAACACATCCGTGCTATTCTAGATTTGCCATTAGGGAATACAGATAGCAAAGTGGCTGGTATCATGGTAAACTTAGTAGGTGCTGAAGGCTATACGGGTCAAGTTTACTATGAAGGAATGGAAGATATCTTAGCGATAGAAGGTGTGACTCCTCATATCTATGGTAAACGCGAGACTCGTCCTTTTAGAAAAATGGGACATGTAACAATCGTGAATAGTGATATGGTTAAAGCTAGAGAAATAGCGCAGCAAGTAAAAGAAACTATTAAAGTAATCAGCAAATAA
- the purE gene encoding 5-(carboxyamino)imidazole ribonucleotide mutase — MKIAVVMGSTSDMPVMQDAINIIKEFGVEVEVDIVSAHRTPEKLVDFSSNAHKRGINVIIAGAGGAAHLPGMVASMSPLPVIGVPVKSSNSIDGWDSVLSILQMPGGVPVATVALNGAKNAGLLAIQILGSQNEDLRNKMVDYKNGLREAVLKAATEIKGL; from the coding sequence ATGAAAATAGCAGTAGTAATGGGCAGTACATCTGATATGCCTGTAATGCAAGATGCAATCAATATTATTAAAGAATTCGGTGTAGAAGTAGAAGTGGATATCGTATCTGCTCACAGAACACCTGAGAAACTAGTAGACTTCTCTTCTAATGCTCATAAGCGTGGTATCAATGTGATCATCGCAGGAGCAGGAGGAGCAGCACACTTACCTGGTATGGTAGCTTCTATGTCTCCACTTCCTGTGATCGGAGTACCTGTTAAATCTAGTAACTCTATCGACGGATGGGACAGTGTACTATCTATCTTACAGATGCCTGGTGGTGTACCTGTAGCTACAGTAGCCCTTAATGGTGCTAAAAATGCTGGTCTTCTAGCGATACAGATATTAGGTAGTCAAAACGAGGACCTTCGCAATAAGATGGTAGACTATAAAAATGGATTAAGAGAAGCGGTGCTTAAAGCAGCAACCGAAATAAAAGGTCTTTAG
- a CDS encoding four helix bundle protein — translation MKQENIIQTKTYDFAVRTIRLYKHLSATKKEYVLSKQLLRSGTSIGANVEEALGAQTEKDFYAKLSIAYKEARETHYWIRLLADTDFLTIREKNSLLQDLDEILKIIGSIRITIQNKERVTQNK, via the coding sequence ATGAAACAAGAAAATATAATACAGACTAAAACTTATGATTTTGCTGTAAGAACCATCCGCCTATATAAACATCTATCTGCGACTAAAAAAGAATATGTACTAAGCAAACAACTTCTTCGTTCTGGTACTTCTATAGGTGCTAATGTTGAAGAAGCCCTTGGTGCACAGACAGAAAAAGACTTCTACGCTAAATTATCTATTGCTTATAAAGAAGCTCGTGAAACTCATTACTGGATTAGATTATTAGCAGACACAGACTTTTTGACTATTCGTGAGAAAAACAGCTTACTTCAGGATTTAGATGAGATTCTAAAAATCATTGGTAGTATCAGAATTACTATACAAAATAAAGAAAGAGTTACACAGAATAAATAG
- a CDS encoding hydroxylase: MKQYLSDADVQILKDNITTAEQLGHLTEEQLEVLYRNNLFNLFVPKQYNGLEVDFIDALRVEEQLAVIDGSLGWTVTLCAGANMFVGFLDANESNKVFQDTKVCFGGSGKVSGVAREDGEYYLINGTWDIVTGLHHCTVFTANCHLEVNGELQYDVEGRPVYKSFFFLPSEVITKNSWDTLGLIATGSHSIVAKELRVPKSRSFSITSEACTIDTPLYKFPFYPFAKFTLAVNQLGMQYHFLQEVEVYFNKLKRGAYEQFQTELLVKLQAAYHARREAFYDLASTSWQKVQEGTELTEVECNAIDKLCKEVVYQGRDEVIQNLPYLGMYGVNNNSPISRIVRDILTACQHSLFL, encoded by the coding sequence ATGAAACAGTATCTAAGTGATGCCGATGTGCAAATACTTAAAGACAATATAACTACAGCAGAACAATTAGGTCATCTAACAGAAGAACAACTAGAAGTGCTGTATAGAAACAATTTATTCAACCTATTTGTGCCTAAACAATATAATGGTTTAGAAGTAGACTTTATCGATGCGTTAAGAGTAGAAGAGCAGTTAGCAGTTATAGATGGGAGTTTAGGATGGACCGTGACACTATGTGCAGGAGCTAATATGTTTGTAGGATTTTTAGATGCTAATGAAAGTAACAAAGTTTTTCAGGATACAAAAGTGTGTTTTGGTGGCAGTGGTAAGGTGAGTGGAGTAGCAAGAGAAGATGGAGAGTATTATCTTATCAATGGGACTTGGGATATCGTAACAGGATTACACCATTGCACAGTTTTTACAGCGAATTGCCATCTCGAAGTCAACGGGGAATTGCAGTATGATGTAGAGGGTAGACCTGTATACAAGTCATTTTTCTTTTTGCCTTCTGAAGTAATAACTAAGAATAGTTGGGATACTTTAGGACTAATAGCTACAGGGAGTCATTCTATCGTAGCAAAAGAATTACGCGTACCTAAATCACGCAGTTTTAGTATCACAAGTGAGGCGTGTACTATTGACACCCCACTTTATAAGTTCCCGTTTTATCCGTTTGCAAAGTTTACATTAGCTGTGAATCAGTTGGGAATGCAATACCACTTTCTACAAGAAGTAGAGGTATATTTTAATAAACTCAAAAGAGGCGCTTATGAACAGTTCCAAACAGAATTGTTAGTGAAACTACAGGCAGCATATCACGCGCGTAGAGAAGCTTTTTATGATTTAGCATCTACGTCATGGCAGAAAGTACAAGAGGGTACTGAGCTAACAGAAGTAGAGTGTAATGCTATAGATAAACTGTGTAAAGAAGTGGTGTATCAAGGGAGAGATGAGGTGATACAGAACTTACCTTATTTAGGTATGTACGGGGTGAATAATAACTCTCCTATAAGTAGAATCGTCAGAGATATCTTAACCGCATGCCAACACAGCCTGTTTCTTTAA